From a single Raphanus sativus cultivar WK10039 chromosome 3, ASM80110v3, whole genome shotgun sequence genomic region:
- the LOC108844096 gene encoding mitochondrial intermediate peptidase, mitochondrial, with protein sequence MWKLTSRFRPHINSNQWLIRHFSSGEATGLYGFEHLKTADGFQRFVADAIERSGELVSYISGMPSSPEIIKAMDEISNTVCCVVDSAELCRQTHPDREFVEAAHQAAIDMNDYLHQLNTNHTLYAAVRKAEQESNLLTEEASRTAHHLRMDFERGGIHLDPEKLDKVNNLTTNIFQLCSEFSQNIANYPGYVDIFPVSRIPRHLHHLLTPAFGAGLKGSKKSAHDWKQRGFHIPTDQRTLSSILQWTPDEEVRKKVYIKGNSVPHTNHSVLEKLIASRHELAQMMGCNSYADFMVETSLAKSPKVVTSFLQELSETVKPKADQEFIAIRDFKREKSGDKSAELEPWDETYYTSMMKSSVNDLDTSVVSSYFPLPQCIEGLKVLVESLFGATFHTLPMAPGESWHPDVIKMSLHHPDEGDLGYLYLDLYSRKGKYPGCASFAIKGGRKISDTEYQLPVLALVCNFSRPRDSSAVVKLNHSEVEVLFHEFGHALHSLLSRTEYQHFSGTRVALDLAEMPSNLFEYYAWDYRLLKRFARHYSTGETIPEKLVSSLQGARNMFAATDMQRQVFYALIDQKLFGEQPETSRNLSKLVAKLKREHSSWNHVEGTHWHIRFSHLLNYGAGYYSYIYAKCFASTIWQSVCEEDPLSLSTGTLLREKFFKHGGAKDPGELLEDLAGKEIISVHGECIVPATTCLLNELKL encoded by the exons ATGTGGAAGCTGACGTCACGATTCCGGCCACATATCAATTCGAACCAATGGTTGATTCGACACTTCAGCAGTGGAGAGGCCACCGGTCTCTACGGCTTCGAACACCTTAAAACAGCCGATGGGTTTCAACGTTTCGTCGCTGATGCCATTGAAAG GTCAGGGGAGTTAGTGAGCTACATATCAGGAATGCCTTCCTCTCCAGAGATTATTAAAGCCATGGATGAGATTTCAAACACT GTTTGCTGTGTTGTTGACTCTGCTGAACTCTGTAGACAAACCCATCCTGACAG GGAATTTGTGGAGGCAGCTCACCAAGCAGCAATTGATATGAATGACTATCTACAT CAACTTAACACAAATCATACTTTGTATGCGGCGGTGAGAAAAGCAGAGCAAGAATCCAACTTGCTTACAGAAGAAGCAAGTAGGACAGCTCATCACCTCCGTATGGACTTTGAACGCGGTGGCATTCATCTAGACCCTG AGAAGCTAGATAAAGTGAATAACTTAACAACCAACATTTTTCAGCTGTGCAGCGA GTTCAGCCAAAACATTGCTAATTATCCAGGATATGTTGATATATTTCCAGTATCACGCATCCCTCgacacctccatcatcttctcACCCCTGCCTTCGGAGCGGGTCTAAAAGGGTCTAAAAAATCAGCTCATGACTGGAAACAGAGGGGATTCCATATACCTACTGATCAACGAACCCTTTCTTCCATTTTGCAATGGACACCAGACGAAGAG gttagAAAAAAGGTGTATATTAAAGGGAACTCTGTTCCTCACACAAATCACAGTGTTCTTGAGAAGCTGATTGCTTCACGCCATGAGCTTGCTCAG ATGATGGGGTGTAATTCTTACGCTGACTTCATGGTAGAGACAAGCCTAGCAAAATCGCCAAAGGTTGTAACATCGTTCCTACAAGAACTGAGCGAGACAGTCAAACCAAAGGCGGACCAA GAGTTCATTGCAATTAGAGACTTTAAACGAGAGAAAAGTGGTGATAAATCAGCAGAACTAGAGCCATGGGATGAAACTTATTACACTTCAATGATGAAATCCTCTGTCAATGATCTAGACACTTCT GTTGTGTCATCATATTTTCCTCTGCCTCAGTGTATTGAAGGACTAAAAGTGCTTGTTGAATCATTATTTGGTGCAACGTTTCATACCCTTCCTATGGCTCCAGGCGAATCCTGGCACCCAGATGTGATTAAAATGTCTCTTCATCACCCTGATGAG GGTGATCTAGGGTATCTTTACCTTGACTTGTACTCAAGAAAAGGCAAGTACCCTGGCTGTGCTAGCTTCGCAATCAAAGGAGGTCGCAAGATTTCTGATACAGAATATCAACTTCCT GTTTTGGCTCTTGTTTGCAATTTTTCTCGACCTCGTGATTCATCAGCGGTGGTGAAGCTTAATCACTCTGAAGTCGAAGTTCTGTTCCACGAGTTCGGCCATGCTCTGCACTCTCTTCTCTCACGAACG GAGTACCAACACTTCTCCGGTACCCGGGTGGCTCTTGACTTAGCAGAAATGCCTTCAAATCTATTTGA GTACTATGCATGGGACTATCGCCTCCTGAAGAGATTTGCTCGGCATTACTCAACCGGTGAGACAATACCCGAGAAGTTggtgagctctttacaaggtgcCAGGAACATGTTTGCTGCAACTGACATGCAACGCCAG GTGTTTTATGCGTTGATAGACCAAAAGCTATTTGGGGAACAACCAGAGACATCAAGAAACTTGAGTAAACTCGTGGCTAAACTGAAACGAGAACACAGTAGCTGGAACCATGTCGAAGGAACACATTGGCATATACGATTCAGTCACCTACTCAACTATGGAgcag GGTACTATAGCTACATTTACGCCAAGTGCTTCGCGTCGACCATATGGCAATCAGTATGCGAAGAGGATCCGCTTTCGTTGAGCACGGGAACGTTGCTGAGAGAGAAGTTCTTTAAACATGGAGGAGCTAAAGATCCAGGGGAGCTGCTCGAGGATCTTGCGGGGAAAGAGATCATCAGTGTTCATGGTGAATGCATAGTTCCTGCAACCACATGCCTATTAAATGAGCTGAAACTGTGA
- the LOC108845869 gene encoding protein LPA2 codes for MALQIHSSCSSFSARPYHLHHLSTSRNPRFAIKCQNSQTETETTEDPSQPRKPSSSGVGFGSPAPPSSPAKKGKGKKEVIRRSPVEKPVFISEEGAAKVEELRRNENAFLLAWLGLGGVILVQGLLLAASGFLPEELDKLFVKYVYPVFTPSVGLFVAGTTAYGVLKYLQNEKLKDQK; via the exons ATGGCGCTACAAATCCACTCTTCGTGTTCCTCCTTCTCCGCGAGACCCTATCATCTCCACCACCTCTCCACGAGCAGAAACCCTAGATTCGCAATCAAATGTCAGAACTCCCAAACCGAAACCGAGACGACGGAGGATCCGTCGCAACCCAGGAAACCGAGCTCCTCCGGGGTTGGATTCGGGTCGCCGGCTCCTCCGTCTTCTCCGGCCAAGAAAGGGAAAGGAAAGAAAGAGGTGATCAGGCGATCTCCCGTGGAGAAACCGGTGTTCATCAGCGAAGAAGGAGCGGCCAAGGTAGAGGAGCTGAGacggaacgagaatgcttttcTTCTTGCTTGGCTTGGCCTCGGTGGCGTCATCCTCGTCCAAGGCCTTCTTCTAGCTGCTTCAG GCTTTCTTCCAGAAGAGTTGGATAAGTTGTTTGTGAAGTACGTGTATCCGGTGTTCACTCCTTCTGTTGGATTATTTGTGGCTGGAACTACTGCATATGGAGTTCTTAAGTACTTACAAAATGAGAAACTCAAGGATCAAAAGtga
- the LOC108843890 gene encoding 40S ribosomal protein S20-1 produces MAYAPPMKQGKAGFEETQEQIHKIRITLSSKNVKNLEKVCTDLVRGAKDKRLRVKGPVRMPTKVLKITTRKAPCGEGTNTWDRFELRVHKRVIDLFSSPDVVKQITSITIEPGVEVEVTIADS; encoded by the exons ATGGCATACGCACCACCAATGAAGCAAGGAAAGGCAGGATTTGAGGAGACACAAGAGCAGATTCACAAGATCAGAATCACTCTCTCCTCCAAGAATGTCAAAAACCTTGAGAAGG TGTGCACTGACTTGGTCCGTGGAGCAAAAGACAAGAGGTTGAGAGTCAAAGGACCAGTGAGGATGCCAACTAAAGTTCTCAAGATTACCACCAGGAAAGCTCCTTGTGGTGAAG GAACCAACACATGGGACAGATTTGAGCTCCGTGTGCACAAGCGTGTGATTGATCTGTTCAGCTCTCCTGATGTGGTGAAGCAGATCACTTCCATCACCATTGAGCCTGGTGTTGAGGTCGAGGTCACCATTGCTGATTCTTAG
- the LOC108843891 gene encoding 40S ribosomal protein S20-1 — MAYAPPMKQGKAGFEETQEQIHKIRITLSSKNVKNLEKVCTDLVRGAKDKRLRVKGPVRMPTKVLKITTRKAPCGEGTNTWDRFELRVHKRVIDLFSSPDVVKQITSITIEPGVEVEVTIADS; from the exons ATGGCGTACGCACCACCGATGAAGCAAGGAAAGGCAGGATTTGAGGAGACACAAGAGCAGATTCACAAGATCAGAATCACTCTCTCCTCTAAGAACGTCAAGAACCTTGAGAAGG TGTGCACTGACTTGGTCCGCGGAGCTAAAGACAAGAGATTGAGAGTCAAAGGACCAGTGAGGATGCCAACTAAGGTTCTCAAGATCACCACCAGAAAAGCTCCTTGTGGTGAAG GAACAAACACATGGGACAGATTTGAGCTCCGTGTGCACAAGCGTGTGATCGATCTCTTCAGCTCTCCTGATGTGGTGAAGCAGATCACTTCCATCACCATCGAGCCTGGTGTTGAGGTCGAGGTCACCATCGCTGATTCTTAG
- the LOC108844004 gene encoding hypersensitive-induced response protein 4: protein MGNTNCILGGCIDQASVGVVERWGRFEHIAEPGCHFFNPLAGQWLAGVLSTRINSLEVKIETKTKDNVFVQLICSIQYRVVKANADDAFYELQNPREQIQAYVFDVVRALVPMMTLDALFEQKGEVAKSVLEELEKVMGAYGYSIEHILMVDIIPDPSVRKAMNEINAAQRLQLASVYKGEAEKILQVKRAEAEAEAKYLGGVGVARQRQAITDGLRENIMNFSSKVEGTSSKDIMDLIMITQYFDTMRDLGSSSKNTTVFLPHGPGHVRDISDQIRNGLMEASSARVGDEV, encoded by the exons ATGGGGAATACGAATTGCATACTGGGAGGTTGCATCGATCAAGCGAGCGTGGGTGTGGTAGAACGCTGGGGACGATTCGAGCACATAGCCGAGCCTGGATGCCACTTCTTCAACCCTCTCGCCGGTCAGTGGCTCGCCGGTGTCCTCTCCACGAGGATCAACTCTCTCGAGGTCAAAATCGAGACCAAAACCAAG GATAATGTGTTTGTGCAGCTGATATGCTCGATTCAGTACCGTGTGGTGAAAGCTAACGCTGATGATGCTTTTTACGAGCTTCAGAACCCTAGAGAGCAGATCCAAGCTTACGTTTTTGATG TGGTTAGAGCTTTGGTTCCAATGATGACGCTAGACGCTCTTTTTGAACAAAAGGGAGAAGTCGCCAAGTCTGTTCTTGAAGAACTCGAGAAG GTGATGGGTGCTTATGGATACAGCATTGAACACATTCTCATGGTTGACATTATTCCTGATCCTTCTGTTCGCAAGGCCATGAATGAAATCAATGCAG CACAAAGGCTCCAGCTCGCGAGTGTTTACAAAGGAGAAGCAGAGAAGATTCTCCAAGTGAAGAGAGCGGAAGCAGAGGCGGAAGCCAAGTACCTGGGCGGTGTGGGTGTCGCTAGACAGAGGCAAGCGATCACAGACGGACTGAGGGAGAACATAATGAACTTCTCTAGCAAAGTAGAAGGCACTTCGTCCAAAGATATCATGGACTTGATCATGATCACGCAGTACTTTGACACCATGAGAGACCTCGGAAGCTCATCTAAGAACACAACCGTGTTTCTTCCTCACGGTCCGGGGCACGTGAGGGATATCAGCGACCAGATTCGTAACGGTTTGATGGAGGCGTCCAGTGCTCGTGTCGGCGACGAGGTTTAA